One segment of Clostridium ljungdahlii DSM 13528 DNA contains the following:
- the gcvT gene encoding glycine cleavage system aminomethyltransferase GcvT, producing MEELKKTPLFDSYKKYGAKIIDFAGWDMPVQFEGITSEHQAVRKKAGLFDVSHMGEADITGKDALEFVQNLITNDAAKIKENQILYTPMCYPEGGIVDDILVYKFTNEHFFLVINAANTDKDIDWMKKNKENFQVDIKNISPSIIQLAIQGPNAQKILQKLTDTDLDSIKFYFFKKDVLVAGKRCMVSRTGYTGEDGFEIYSETENAEYLWDKILETGKEDGIKPIGLGARDTLRFEVSLPLYGNELSKSITPLEAGIGIFVKLDKDNFIGKDALVKQKKEGLKRKIVGFEMKERGISRHGYEVFAENKKIGEVTTGYRSPSLNKNIGFALIDSKYAPIGTSISIKVRNKLLNAEVVSKKFYNKNYNK from the coding sequence ATGGAAGAATTAAAGAAAACTCCGCTGTTTGATTCTTATAAGAAATACGGTGCAAAAATAATAGATTTTGCAGGATGGGATATGCCAGTACAATTTGAAGGCATAACATCTGAACATCAAGCAGTACGTAAAAAAGCAGGATTATTTGATGTCTCACATATGGGAGAAGCAGATATAACAGGAAAAGATGCACTAGAATTTGTTCAAAATTTAATAACGAATGATGCAGCTAAGATTAAAGAAAACCAAATATTATATACACCTATGTGTTATCCAGAAGGTGGAATAGTAGATGATATACTTGTTTATAAATTTACAAATGAGCACTTTTTTCTCGTAATAAACGCTGCAAATACTGATAAAGATATTGACTGGATGAAAAAAAATAAGGAAAATTTTCAGGTAGATATAAAAAATATATCTCCTTCAATTATACAGCTTGCAATTCAGGGGCCAAATGCGCAAAAAATACTTCAAAAATTAACGGATACAGATTTAGATAGCATCAAGTTCTATTTCTTCAAAAAAGATGTACTAGTTGCTGGAAAAAGGTGCATGGTTTCAAGAACAGGATATACAGGAGAAGATGGATTTGAAATTTATTCAGAAACCGAAAATGCAGAGTATCTGTGGGATAAGATACTTGAAACAGGTAAAGAAGATGGTATAAAACCAATAGGACTTGGTGCAAGGGATACTTTGAGATTTGAAGTTAGCTTGCCACTTTATGGAAATGAATTGTCTAAATCAATTACACCTCTTGAAGCAGGCATAGGAATTTTTGTGAAACTTGATAAGGACAATTTCATAGGCAAAGATGCTCTTGTAAAGCAGAAAAAAGAAGGACTAAAGAGAAAAATAGTTGGCTTTGAAATGAAGGAAAGAGGAATTTCAAGGCACGGATACGAAGTTTTTGCAGAGAATAAGAAAATAGGAGAAGTAACCACTGGATATCGCTCACCCTCTTTAAATAAAAATATAGGTTTTGCTTTAATTGATTCTAAATATGCACCTATTGGAACTTCTATTTCTATAAAGGTGAGGAATAAGCTTTTAAATGCGGAAGTAGTTAGCAAGAAATTTTATAATAAAAATTATAACAAATAG
- the gcvH gene encoding glycine cleavage system protein GcvH → MKTLKELLYSKDHEWIKVDGDKAYVGITDFAQDSLGEIVFVELPEVDSEFSKGDVFGTVESVKAASDLCIPVSGKVLEVNEELVDSPEGLNEDPYKNWIISIEISDESELKDLLDAANYEKICDKE, encoded by the coding sequence ATGAAAACTTTAAAGGAATTATTGTATTCAAAAGATCATGAATGGATAAAAGTTGATGGGGACAAAGCTTATGTTGGTATTACAGATTTTGCCCAGGATTCTTTAGGAGAAATTGTTTTTGTTGAACTTCCTGAAGTGGATTCAGAATTCTCAAAAGGTGATGTATTTGGAACAGTTGAATCTGTAAAAGCAGCTTCAGATTTGTGTATTCCAGTTTCAGGTAAGGTCTTAGAAGTAAATGAGGAACTTGTAGATAGTCCTGAAGGCCTCAATGAAGATCCTTATAAAAACTGGATAATTTCAATTGAAATATCAGATGAATCGGAATTGAAAGATTTACTTGATGCAGCAAACTATGAAAAAATATGTGATAAGGAGTGA
- the gcvPA gene encoding aminomethyl-transferring glycine dehydrogenase subunit GcvPA, with translation MHPYLPLTEEDKTIMLEKIGVSSIDDLFSDIPESVRLNRKLNINNGMSELEVESYIKDIAKSNKSCDDLTCFLGAGVYDHYIPSVIKHITSRSEFYTAYTPYQAEISQGTLQTIFEYQTVMANLTGMEVSNASMYDGATACVEAAQMAANVTRRKNIVVSKTLNPEVRKVLKTYLRFKDLNLIEIDEASGVTDIDKLKGQINKDTAAVIVQTPNFLGLIEELQDVEKYVHDNKSLLIVFCDPISLGILKSPGEYGADVVVGEGQSLGNSMNYGGPYLGFLTTTKKYLRKIPGRIVGETTDSEGKRGYVLTLQAREQHIRREKASSNICSNEALNALTALIYLTTLGKKGIKEVAYQNVQKSHYAFKKLTEGGKYKAVFDKPFFNEFVVACKNPVGDINKKLLENKILGGYDLEKQYPSYKNSMLLCVTEKRTKNEIDKLTSVLEGIE, from the coding sequence ATGCATCCTTATTTACCACTTACAGAAGAAGACAAGACAATTATGCTGGAGAAAATAGGAGTAAGCAGCATAGATGATCTGTTTTCCGATATACCAGAAAGTGTTCGTTTAAATAGAAAATTAAATATAAATAATGGAATGTCCGAGCTTGAAGTGGAGTCTTACATTAAGGACATTGCAAAATCAAATAAAAGCTGTGATGATCTGACCTGTTTTTTAGGTGCAGGGGTTTATGACCACTATATACCTTCTGTGATAAAGCACATAACGTCAAGGTCTGAGTTTTATACTGCATATACTCCTTATCAGGCTGAAATAAGCCAGGGTACACTTCAGACTATATTTGAGTATCAGACAGTTATGGCTAATTTAACAGGTATGGAAGTTTCAAATGCTTCAATGTATGATGGAGCTACAGCTTGTGTAGAAGCAGCACAAATGGCTGCAAATGTAACAAGACGTAAAAATATAGTAGTTTCAAAAACTTTAAACCCTGAAGTTAGAAAGGTACTTAAAACTTACTTGAGATTTAAAGATTTAAATCTAATAGAAATAGATGAAGCAAGTGGAGTTACTGATATAGACAAACTTAAAGGTCAGATTAATAAGGACACAGCGGCAGTTATAGTTCAAACACCAAATTTTTTAGGGTTAATAGAGGAACTGCAGGATGTGGAGAAGTATGTTCACGATAATAAATCCCTTTTAATAGTATTTTGTGATCCCATTTCTCTTGGAATACTAAAGAGTCCTGGAGAATATGGAGCAGATGTAGTTGTAGGTGAGGGACAATCTCTTGGAAACAGCATGAATTACGGCGGTCCCTATCTTGGATTTTTAACTACTACTAAAAAGTATTTGAGAAAAATTCCAGGAAGAATTGTAGGTGAAACTACGGATTCAGAAGGTAAGAGAGGCTATGTACTAACACTTCAGGCAAGAGAGCAGCATATAAGACGTGAAAAGGCTTCTTCAAATATATGCTCCAATGAAGCATTAAATGCACTTACAGCACTTATATATTTAACTACACTAGGTAAAAAGGGAATTAAAGAAGTAGCTTATCAAAATGTCCAAAAATCTCATTATGCATTTAAAAAACTTACTGAAGGTGGAAAGTACAAAGCTGTATTTGACAAACCGTTTTTCAATGAATTTGTAGTTGCTTGTAAAAATCCAGTAGGAGACATAAATAAGAAACTACTTGAAAATAAAATATTAGGTGGATATGATCTTGAAAAACAATATCCTTCTTATAAAAATTCAATGCTTTTATGTGTAACTGAAAAGAGGACAAAGAATGAAATTGATAAATTAACTTCTGTATTGGAGGGAATTGAGTAA
- a CDS encoding sigma-54-dependent Fis family transcriptional regulator gives MNATICKLDNAVVSKPYVELSHIRCKKFSIDSHQVFSKKIIHDAELQKRFAANRNLILTAAPYMEQLINFVKGFNFFVLLTDGEGCILNALGDEKILEEAFSLKMVPGAFMNEENIGTNAMSVVIKSKLPVQISGDDHFINAYHKWTCSAAPIKDNKGKLIGVLNLTGYIEFVHSHTLGMVIAASNAIEEMLKVEEYNKIQNMNYKHIKNIFNSSPVAIITSDINGKIKICNKKAQDMFGIRGNKLETNNMEDIIENWNDIKTSMYLGESDSKETIMVSLRNKIQYQVTTSSIYNCDDDNNIEIVYVFEKAKKVNKKNNGQAYYTFGKIMGQDENFTKVINYAKKISDSKSTILIMGESGTGKEVFAQSIHNYSSRVDGPFVALNCGAIPKQLIESELFGYEEGAFTGAKKGGNLGKFELADGGTIMLDEIGEMPLDMQTKLLRVVQEGVITRIGSSKSIPVDVRIIAVTNRDLKKEVEAGRFRKDLYYRLNVLPLFLPPLRERKKDIPLLIQYFVKNIAQKLNKKEPVISEEYLKKMINYNWPGNIRELENLVELIINTESIPAGYFTEEDCNNEVLVNISDDCLKLDYMEKEHVTKVLKKFKWNITHSAEALGIRRNTLYSKIKKYNIAM, from the coding sequence ATGAATGCAACTATTTGCAAATTGGACAATGCAGTTGTATCTAAGCCGTATGTAGAACTTTCACATATAAGATGTAAAAAGTTCAGTATTGATTCACACCAGGTCTTTAGCAAAAAAATAATACACGATGCTGAATTACAGAAAAGATTTGCGGCTAACAGAAATTTAATATTAACTGCAGCACCTTATATGGAGCAGCTAATTAATTTTGTAAAGGGATTTAATTTTTTTGTATTACTTACCGATGGAGAGGGATGTATATTAAATGCATTAGGTGATGAAAAAATACTTGAAGAAGCTTTTTCTTTGAAAATGGTACCGGGAGCTTTTATGAATGAAGAAAACATTGGAACAAATGCTATGAGCGTAGTTATAAAAAGTAAGCTGCCAGTTCAAATTTCTGGAGATGATCATTTTATTAATGCATATCATAAGTGGACATGTTCCGCCGCACCTATAAAAGATAATAAAGGAAAACTTATAGGTGTATTGAATCTTACTGGGTACATTGAATTTGTACATTCCCATACCCTTGGTATGGTTATAGCAGCGTCAAATGCTATAGAAGAAATGCTTAAAGTAGAAGAGTACAATAAGATTCAAAATATGAATTACAAGCATATAAAAAATATATTTAATTCCAGTCCTGTTGCTATAATAACCTCAGATATAAATGGTAAAATAAAAATTTGCAATAAAAAGGCACAGGATATGTTTGGCATAAGAGGTAATAAGTTAGAAACAAACAATATGGAAGATATTATAGAAAACTGGAATGATATAAAAACATCTATGTATTTAGGAGAAAGTGATTCAAAAGAAACAATTATGGTTTCACTAAGAAATAAGATTCAGTATCAAGTAACTACTAGCTCAATATACAATTGTGATGATGATAATAATATTGAGATAGTTTATGTTTTTGAAAAAGCTAAAAAGGTAAATAAAAAGAATAATGGCCAGGCTTACTATACTTTTGGTAAAATAATGGGGCAGGATGAAAACTTTACAAAAGTAATAAATTATGCAAAAAAGATTTCAGATAGTAAATCAACTATACTTATAATGGGAGAAAGCGGTACGGGAAAAGAAGTGTTTGCACAGTCCATTCATAATTACAGCAGCAGAGTAGATGGGCCATTTGTAGCTTTAAATTGTGGTGCTATACCTAAACAACTTATAGAGTCAGAACTTTTTGGATATGAAGAAGGAGCTTTTACAGGAGCAAAAAAGGGTGGCAATCTTGGAAAATTTGAATTGGCAGATGGCGGAACTATAATGCTTGATGAAATTGGAGAAATGCCTCTTGATATGCAGACAAAGCTTCTAAGAGTTGTACAGGAAGGTGTAATAACGAGAATTGGGAGTTCAAAATCTATACCTGTAGATGTAAGAATTATAGCTGTTACAAACAGAGATTTAAAAAAAGAAGTGGAAGCTGGAAGATTTAGAAAGGATCTATATTATAGGCTAAATGTGCTGCCTTTATTCTTACCTCCACTTAGAGAAAGAAAAAAGGATATACCTCTTCTTATTCAATATTTTGTCAAGAATATAGCACAAAAATTAAATAAAAAAGAGCCAGTTATATCAGAAGAATACTTGAAGAAAATGATTAATTATAATTGGCCTGGAAATATAAGAGAATTAGAAAACCTGGTTGAGCTAATTATAAACACTGAATCCATACCAGCGGGTTACTTTACAGAAGAAGATTGTAATAATGAGGTACTTGTGAATATTAGTGATGACTGTTTAAAGCTGGATTATATGGAAAAAGAACATGTAACTAAAGTATTGAAGAAATTTAAGTGGAATATAACCCATTCAGCAGAAGCACTTGGTATAAGGAGAAATACTTTATACAGTAAGATAAAGAAGTATAATATAGCAATGTAA
- the gcvPB gene encoding aminomethyl-transferring glycine dehydrogenase subunit GcvPB, translating to MKEYNKLIFELSKEGRKAYSLPKCDVPEEGIEKLLPEEFIGKEEPELPEVSEVDVIRHFTLLSNKNFGVDTGFYPLGSCTMKYNPKINEDMADFKEFTQLHPYQPEETTQGALKLMYELSQKLAEITGFETVSLQPAAGAHGELSGLMIIKAYHEKRGDFKRKKIIVPDSAHGTNPASASCAGFEIIEVKSDEDGTVDIESLKSILSNEVAGLMLTNPNTLGLFEKNIIEIARLVHEAGGLLYYDGANMNANMGKTRPGDMGFDVCHMNLHKTFSTPHGGGGPGSGPIGVKKKLMEFLPVPVVSKDKDKYYLDYDRPYSIGKVRSFYGNFGVMVKAFSYILSMGADGLREVSEDAVLNANYIKERLKDYYNIPINTICKHECVLGGLKEDENGVTTLDVAKRLLDYGYHPPTIYFPLIVKEAMMIEPTENEKLETLDEFIDDMISIAKEAKENPDIVKSAPNTTIIKRLDEVKAARKPVVKWNKK from the coding sequence ATGAAAGAATATAATAAACTTATTTTTGAACTTTCCAAAGAAGGCAGAAAGGCCTACTCCCTTCCTAAATGTGACGTACCAGAAGAAGGTATTGAAAAATTGTTGCCTGAAGAATTTATAGGCAAAGAGGAGCCTGAGCTTCCAGAAGTAAGTGAAGTAGATGTAATAAGACATTTTACACTGCTTTCTAATAAAAACTTTGGTGTGGATACGGGATTTTATCCTCTTGGTTCCTGTACTATGAAGTATAATCCTAAAATAAATGAAGATATGGCAGATTTTAAGGAATTTACTCAGCTTCATCCGTACCAGCCAGAAGAAACTACCCAGGGAGCTTTAAAACTTATGTATGAATTAAGTCAAAAACTTGCTGAAATAACAGGCTTTGAAACTGTATCTCTCCAGCCGGCAGCAGGAGCTCATGGAGAACTTTCAGGACTTATGATTATAAAAGCTTACCATGAAAAAAGGGGAGATTTTAAGAGAAAAAAGATTATAGTTCCTGATTCAGCTCATGGCACAAATCCAGCTTCAGCTTCTTGTGCAGGGTTTGAAATAATAGAAGTGAAATCGGATGAAGATGGAACAGTGGACATCGAATCTTTGAAATCCATATTAAGTAATGAAGTAGCAGGACTTATGCTTACAAATCCTAATACACTTGGACTTTTTGAAAAAAATATTATAGAAATAGCTAGACTTGTCCATGAAGCAGGGGGACTTCTTTACTACGATGGTGCTAACATGAATGCCAATATGGGAAAGACAAGACCTGGAGATATGGGATTTGATGTATGTCATATGAACCTTCACAAGACTTTTTCAACACCTCACGGCGGTGGCGGACCAGGAAGTGGACCTATAGGAGTTAAAAAGAAACTTATGGAATTTTTACCTGTTCCCGTAGTTTCTAAAGACAAAGATAAATATTATTTGGATTATGACAGACCTTATTCCATAGGAAAAGTAAGAAGCTTTTATGGAAACTTTGGAGTTATGGTAAAGGCATTTTCCTATATCTTGAGTATGGGAGCAGATGGATTAAGGGAAGTTAGTGAAGATGCAGTCTTAAATGCCAACTATATAAAGGAAAGACTAAAGGATTATTATAATATACCTATAAATACAATTTGTAAACATGAATGTGTACTTGGGGGCTTGAAAGAAGATGAAAATGGAGTTACAACTCTGGATGTAGCAAAAAGACTTTTGGATTACGGATACCACCCTCCAACTATATATTTTCCATTAATCGTAAAAGAAGCGATGATGATAGAACCCACAGAAAATGAAAAGTTGGAAACACTGGATGAATTTATAGATGATATGATAAGCATTGCAAAAGAGGCTAAGGAAAATCCCGACATAGTAAAATCAGCACCAAATACGACTATAATTAAAAGGTTAGATGAAGTAAAGGCAGCAAGGAAACCTGTAGTTAAGTGGAATAAAAAGTAA
- a CDS encoding molybdopterin-dependent aldehyde oxidoreductase yields MLKKYLIINGVKKTIIADPEACLADVLRKQAFLTGTKVGCRKGECGACSVILNGKVVRSCITKMKRVPDEAEIITIEGVGDQKHLHPLQLAWMVHGAAQCGYCTPGFIISAKVLLEHNSNPTREDVRAWFQKHRNVCRCTGYKPLVDAVMEAARLMRGEVTKEELWYKLPKGKSLLGSEAIRPSALAKVTGTWDFGADLGLKMPENTLHIKLVQATVSHANILSIDTSEAEKMEGVYRVLTYKDVPGTNRINGLAFPTNKGDGLERPILNDKKIFQFGDAIAMVLADTPCQAEAAAKKVKVEIEELPAYMSAPAAMAEDAIEIHPGTPNIYFECGTVKGEDTKPLMDSLPYVVEDDSYVQRQPHLPLEPDVGCAYINEDGKLIVHSKSVALHCHAAMVADGIGVPLEDLYIVQNPTGGTFGYKFSPTMEGLLGVAALVTKRPVYLEFNMYQQITYTGKRSPFFMHLKLGADKNRKFTALETDWSCDHGPYCEFGDLVTTRGSQFMGAGYNIPNIRGEGRTVATNHAWGSAFRGYGSPQSLFASEVLVDKMAKKMGVDPLELRYENVYREGDKTPTGCDPDVICLPTMIEKLRPLYKEAKERVKNKNVNSGDKKYGVGTSLLIYSCGLDGPDSSNAWAELTAEGVTVGNSWQDHGQGADMGTLTIAHETLRPLGLEPEDIKLVMNDMEFTPDSGPSGGSRSNVLTGNATRVACENLLAAMKKDDGTYMTYDEMVAAKKPLKYAGKWTAPCTAPDPATGQGNPFPTYMYGVLMSEVEVDTTTGKVKVEKLTMIADVGTIVNKLVVDGQMYGGLAQGIGLALSEDFEDLKKHTTLTGCGIPQIKDVPDDIQIIYQETPRPNGPYGASGAGEMPLSAPHASIVNAIYDACGVQITKLPARPEKVLAALKELEK; encoded by the coding sequence ATGCTAAAAAAGTATTTAATTATTAATGGAGTTAAAAAAACTATTATAGCAGATCCAGAGGCATGTTTGGCAGATGTTTTAAGAAAACAAGCATTTCTTACTGGAACAAAAGTTGGATGTAGAAAAGGAGAATGTGGTGCTTGTTCTGTAATTTTGAATGGTAAAGTAGTAAGATCTTGTATAACTAAAATGAAAAGGGTTCCAGATGAAGCAGAAATTATAACTATAGAAGGAGTTGGCGATCAAAAACATCTTCATCCACTTCAGTTAGCATGGATGGTTCACGGTGCAGCACAGTGTGGTTATTGCACACCTGGATTCATAATTTCAGCTAAAGTATTACTTGAACACAATAGTAATCCAACAAGAGAAGATGTTAGAGCCTGGTTCCAAAAACATAGGAATGTTTGCAGATGTACAGGATATAAGCCATTAGTTGATGCAGTAATGGAAGCAGCAAGACTTATGCGTGGTGAAGTAACAAAAGAAGAATTATGGTATAAGCTTCCAAAGGGAAAAAGCCTTTTAGGTTCAGAAGCTATACGTCCTTCTGCTCTTGCAAAAGTAACAGGAACTTGGGACTTTGGAGCAGATTTAGGATTAAAGATGCCAGAAAATACATTACACATTAAGCTAGTACAGGCTACAGTATCTCATGCGAACATATTATCTATAGATACTTCAGAAGCAGAAAAAATGGAGGGAGTTTATAGAGTACTAACCTATAAAGATGTACCGGGTACAAATAGAATAAATGGATTGGCATTCCCAACAAATAAGGGTGATGGACTTGAGAGACCTATATTAAATGATAAAAAGATCTTCCAATTTGGTGATGCAATAGCTATGGTACTTGCAGATACACCATGTCAAGCAGAAGCAGCAGCAAAAAAAGTAAAAGTTGAAATAGAAGAGCTTCCAGCATATATGAGTGCACCGGCAGCTATGGCTGAGGATGCTATAGAAATTCATCCTGGAACACCAAATATTTATTTTGAATGTGGCACTGTAAAAGGTGAAGATACAAAACCTTTAATGGATTCTCTTCCTTATGTTGTTGAAGATGATTCATATGTACAAAGGCAGCCGCATCTTCCGCTTGAACCAGATGTTGGATGTGCATATATTAATGAAGATGGAAAGTTAATTGTACACTCAAAGAGTGTAGCACTTCATTGCCATGCAGCTATGGTAGCTGATGGTATAGGAGTACCTTTAGAGGATCTTTATATAGTTCAAAATCCTACAGGTGGTACTTTCGGATATAAATTTAGTCCAACAATGGAAGGACTTCTCGGTGTAGCTGCATTGGTAACTAAAAGACCAGTATACCTTGAGTTTAATATGTACCAGCAAATAACTTACACTGGAAAAAGATCACCTTTCTTTATGCATCTTAAATTAGGTGCTGACAAGAATAGAAAATTTACTGCATTAGAAACTGATTGGTCTTGTGATCATGGTCCATATTGTGAATTTGGCGACCTTGTAACTACAAGGGGCTCACAATTTATGGGTGCAGGATATAATATTCCAAATATAAGAGGAGAAGGAAGAACAGTTGCTACAAACCATGCTTGGGGTTCAGCATTTAGAGGATATGGTTCACCACAAAGTTTATTTGCTTCAGAAGTTTTAGTAGATAAAATGGCTAAGAAAATGGGTGTGGATCCTCTTGAATTGAGATATGAAAATGTCTATAGAGAAGGAGATAAAACCCCTACAGGTTGCGATCCGGATGTAATATGTCTGCCAACTATGATTGAAAAGTTACGTCCATTATATAAAGAAGCTAAGGAAAGAGTTAAAAATAAGAATGTTAACTCTGGAGATAAGAAATATGGAGTAGGAACTTCCTTATTAATTTATAGCTGCGGTCTTGATGGTCCAGATAGTTCAAATGCATGGGCAGAATTAACTGCAGAAGGGGTTACTGTAGGAAACTCCTGGCAGGATCATGGTCAAGGAGCTGACATGGGAACTTTAACTATAGCTCATGAAACTTTAAGGCCTTTAGGATTAGAGCCAGAAGATATTAAGTTAGTTATGAATGATATGGAATTTACTCCAGACAGTGGTCCTTCAGGTGGAAGCCGTTCTAACGTTTTAACAGGAAATGCTACTAGAGTTGCTTGTGAAAACTTACTAGCAGCTATGAAAAAGGACGACGGTACTTACATGACTTATGATGAAATGGTAGCTGCAAAAAAACCTTTAAAATATGCTGGAAAATGGACAGCACCTTGTACAGCTCCTGATCCAGCAACTGGTCAAGGAAATCCATTCCCAACTTATATGTATGGTGTCCTTATGTCAGAGGTAGAAGTAGATACTACTACGGGAAAAGTTAAAGTAGAAAAACTTACTATGATAGCTGATGTAGGAACTATAGTAAATAAACTAGTAGTTGATGGTCAAATGTATGGTGGATTAGCCCAAGGTATAGGACTTGCTTTAAGTGAAGATTTTGAAGACTTAAAGAAACATACTACACTTACAGGTTGTGGAATACCACAAATTAAAGATGTACCTGATGATATACAAATAATATATCAAGAAACACCAAGACCAAATGGCCCTTATGGTGCTTCAGGTGCAGGTGAAATGCCACTTTCAGCACCTCATGCTTCTATAGTTAATGCAATTTATGATGCTTGTGGAGTACAGATAACAAAATTACCTGCACGTCCAGAAAAGGTATTAGCTGCACTTAAAGAATTAGAAAAATAG